A region of Candidatus Methylomirabilota bacterium DNA encodes the following proteins:
- a CDS encoding uroporphyrinogen-III synthase, with protein MAELIRNYGGEPIQAPSMREVPLTDQREALAFGETLLAGDWDVLMLLTGVGTRMLIAACATRWPKDEVVKALGRLTLVCRGPKPIAALKEVGLAPALAVPEPNTWRDLLSALDLKLPVAGKRVAVQEYGARNEELLVGLRQRGARVTAVPVYGWALPEDMGPLRAAIDRLAAGDVEVALFTSANQVDNVFRVAAEMGRADALREALRGRTVVVSIGPITTQALQGHGIQPDLHPEHPKMGHLLIAVAREADTLLRRKRGG; from the coding sequence ATGGCTGAACTGATCCGCAACTACGGCGGCGAGCCGATCCAGGCGCCGTCCATGCGCGAGGTCCCGCTGACCGACCAGCGCGAAGCGCTCGCGTTCGGCGAGACACTTCTCGCCGGCGACTGGGACGTGCTGATGCTGCTGACCGGTGTCGGCACGCGGATGTTGATCGCCGCGTGCGCGACGCGCTGGCCGAAGGACGAGGTGGTGAAGGCGCTGGGACGGCTCACACTGGTCTGCCGCGGGCCCAAACCAATCGCCGCGCTCAAGGAGGTTGGCCTCGCGCCGGCGCTCGCGGTGCCCGAGCCGAATACCTGGCGCGACCTGCTTTCGGCGCTGGACCTCAAGCTCCCGGTCGCGGGAAAGCGCGTCGCCGTTCAGGAGTACGGCGCGCGCAACGAAGAGCTGCTGGTCGGGCTACGGCAGCGCGGAGCCCGCGTCACGGCGGTCCCGGTGTACGGGTGGGCGCTGCCCGAGGACATGGGCCCACTGAGGGCCGCCATCGATCGGCTGGCGGCGGGCGACGTGGAGGTGGCGCTATTCACCAGCGCCAACCAGGTGGACAACGTGTTCCGCGTGGCGGCCGAGATGGGGCGCGCAGACGCGCTTCGTGAGGCGCTCCGCGGCAGAACGGTGGTCGTGTCGATCGGTCCCATCACTACACAAGCGCTCCAGGGGCACGGCATCCAGCCCGACCTACACCCCGAGCACCCGAAGATGGGACATCTGCTGATCGCGGTTGCGCGGGAGGCGGACACCCTCCTGCGGCGCAAGCGAGGCGGCTAG
- a CDS encoding Rieske 2Fe-2S domain-containing protein — protein MTCPWHGARFDIKTGAVMGPPAGREVRSYPVRVTGADIEIEV, from the coding sequence GTGACATGCCCCTGGCACGGGGCGAGGTTCGACATCAAGACCGGGGCTGTCATGGGGCCGCCGGCGGGACGAGAGGTCAGGAGCTACCCGGTGCGGGTCACCGGCGCCGACATCGAGATCGAAGTGTGA
- a CDS encoding Rieske 2Fe-2S domain-containing protein: protein MPKFMKVATTDEVEDQQAKLVEVEGQKIALFRVGEAFHALSDTCTHRGGRCPKGRSREPK, encoded by the coding sequence ATGCCCAAATTCATGAAGGTGGCCACGACCGATGAGGTGGAAGACCAGCAGGCCAAGCTGGTCGAAGTGGAAGGCCAGAAGATCGCCCTCTTTCGCGTGGGAGAAGCGTTCCACGCGCTGAGCGATACGTGCACGCATCGAGGAGGCCGCTGTCCGAAGGGACGGTCGAGGGAGCCGAAGTGA
- the fdxA gene encoding ferredoxin, with amino-acid sequence MAYVIAEPCINVKDKACVEVCPVDCIYEGPEMLYIHPDECIDCGACEPVCPVKAIFAEDETPTNWKNFIEVNKQFFVDNPAVKPCTTKN; translated from the coding sequence ATGGCGTACGTCATCGCGGAGCCGTGCATCAACGTCAAGGACAAGGCCTGTGTCGAGGTCTGCCCGGTCGACTGCATTTACGAGGGGCCGGAGATGCTCTACATCCACCCGGATGAGTGCATCGACTGCGGCGCCTGCGAGCCGGTGTGCCCGGTGAAGGCGATCTTCGCCGAGGACGAGACGCCGACCAACTGGAAGAACTTCATCGAGGTGAACAAGCAGTTCTTCGTCGACAACCCCGCGGTCAAGCCTTGCACGACGAAGAACTGA